The nucleotide window CCATACAGGGCTGGCAAAGCTGGAAGAAAAGTATGACGTGCGTATTATCACACAAAACATCGATGATCTGCATGAAAGAGGTGGTTCCTCACGGGTACTGCATCTGCATGGTGAGATTTTCAAGATGCGCAGCGCTACTAATGAACAGCTGGTGTACGACATCTATGAAGACATCCGGCTGGGAGATATTGCAGCTGATGGTGGGCAGTTGCGCCCGCACATCGTGTGGTTTGGTGAGGATGTAACGATGATGAAACAAGCGGTGATGGAAGTATTGTGGGCAGACATCTTTGTGGTGATCGGGACTTCGTTGCAGGTGTATCCGGCGGCAAGTCTGCTGGACTATGTGAAGCCACATGTGCCCATCTATGTGATCGATAAAAAGATCCCGGAAGTAGAAACCAGTGGCAAGGTAGTGTGTATTGAAAAGCCGGCTACTTCAGGAGTGGCAGAACTATTATCATTATTATAAACATAAAAAGCTCCCCGTTGACGGGGAGCTTGCCACAAGTCCTTCTTCTCCGCGAGTGTTCATCATAGGAAACAATCATTTCTACTCAAAACTTTCTTCAAAGCGGATATCGTGTTCTTCGAGTTCCTTTAATACCGGATTATATACTTCAGGCATCACTGGTATCTGCAGGCCAGTGAGCGTAATTTTCTCCTGTAGCAGCAGTTTGGCCATGATACCCAATGGCAGGCCAACAGTTTTGGCCATGGCAGTGCGCACGTTGTCTTCTCCCTGTGTAATCATGTAACTGTGCATGCGGGTGGCCATATTACGGCGTTCGAATTCAATTTCATGCAGCATCACGATCATGTCTTTATCAGACGGCTCCATTTTCAGTTTATCTTCCACCAGATGTTGCAGAATACCTGCATTGGTTTGTTCTCCCAGATTAATGATATCACCGTTGAGCAACCCGAGGAAACGCAGCTGGCGGATCACTTTTGATTTGCTGCTGACGCCCAGGAACCTGGCCATTACTTCTTCATGTCCGGCTTGTTTGTCGGTGCCTTCGATATGCTGGGCAGCCCAGTCAAAGTAGGTGAGATGATCGGTTTGTAGTTTATTGGTATCGTTGGTAAGGCCCAGTTTGATGAGTGCATTCCAGCCTTCACAGAAATCCGGAAAGCGGAGTGTTGCCCGCATAAAGGTCGCAATATTTTCCAGCTTGTAGGATTCCATATATCCCAGGGAGTCGCGGTTGGGATAGTAGGCCAGTTTGCCCAGTCCGGGTACCGGGATGGTTTTATTGTGGTCGAAGAGTTGTTCGTAGGCAACTTCCCTTGTTTTACCTTTTTCGCGGTAGACGGCGCCGGAGCTACCGGCCAGCACTACGTTACGGGCATTCCAGGAGATTTTGTACTGCCAGGGATTATCGATACTGTCGGGGGAGATAAGGCCGCCGCAGTAGGATTTAAAGGAAAATATCTGTCCGCCTTTTTTCTCAATGGAGTGAATGAGTTTCATCGCAGACATATGATCGATGCCGGGATCGAGGCCCATTTCATACATGAACAGGAGGCCGGCTTTTTCAATGTCCTTTTCGAGTTTGCGTACTTCAGGGTCTATATAGGAAGCGGTGAGGAGGTTTTTTTTGAAATGGAGGCAATCTTTTGCCACGATGATGTGTAGATGAGGAGGGAGCAGGGAGATGACGAGGTCTGTTTCCTGTATCAGTTGCTGCCTTGCTGCCTGGTCTTTGATATCGATAGCTGCCGGGGTAGCGTAATATGACTTGCCGGTTTTTGATTTGATGAGCATCAGGTCATGGTCTGCCACAGTGAGATGCCATTTTTGTCTAGGGGCATTGGCCAGCAGATAATCGATCAGGCTGGTCGCCGATTTTCCGGCCCCAAACAACAGTATATTCTTCATAGTCTTCTTTAGAAAAGGTTAAGAATCAGGGGAATAACAGCATTTTAGATACTTATGTTCGAACTCATAGTAAAATTCGGTGCATATCCCGCCTAATCTGCAACTTTAGGTGATTCGATGGATTGATTATCAGTCAATTAAAAACAAATTCTTTGCCAATATTTAAATTCTGATATATTTCCCTATTTATACATATTTTAGATAAAGTAAAATTAAACCATTACACGTATTAACGCAGAAAAGCAAAAAATGGTTGTTGGTTATAAAAAAAATCAGTCATATATCGATAGCGCTATATAATTGATTTAAACAATGATGTTTTTATTCACATTTCTGCGATTTTCGGCCGTAATAAGGGCTGAAATGGCTATATTTGCCACTATCTGTTTTCAGCAGAAAAAACTGTAAATCAACACACAAAATGACAGAGCACACGGAAAATCAGCAGGAAGGGAGAATTGTTCAGATAAACATCGAGGAACAAATGAAGACGGCTTATATCGATTACTCCATGTCAGTAATCGTAGGTCGTGCCTTGCCCGATGTGAGAGATGGTTTAAAGCCTGTACACCGCCGCGTTTTATTCGGTATGAATGAGCTGGGCAACACCAGCAGCAAGCCATACAAGAAGTCAGCGCGTATTGTGGGTGAGGTAATGGGTAAGTACCACCCGCATGGTGACGCCTCTATCTACGACACCATTGTTAGGCTGGCCCAGCCCTGGAGCATGCGTTACCCCATGGTGGACGGTCAGGGTAACTTCGGATCGGTAGATGGCGATATGCCCGCTGCGATGCGTTACACCGAGATCCGTCTTCAGCGTATTGCAGAAGCTATGCTGGAGGACATTGAAAAAGAAACGGTAGATTTCACCAACAACTTCGATGACACCCTCGAAGAACCCACCGTATTACCTACCCGTATTCCGAACCTCCTGGTAAATGGTGCTTCCGGTATCGCGGTAGGGATGGCCACCAACATCATGCCTCATAACCTCAGCGAGGTGGTAGATGGTGCCGTAGCCTATATCGACAACAGGGACATCACCGTTGAAGAGCTCATCAAATACATCAAGGCACCCGACTTCCCTACAGGAGGGGTGATATATGGTTTTGAAGGCGTTAAACAAGGCTTTGAAACCGGAAGAGGAAGAGTAGTGGTAAGAGGTAAGATCAACGCTGAAACGGCTAAAAACGGCCGCGAAAGACTGGTGATCTATGAACTGCCTTACCAGATCAATAAAGCTGTACTGCACCAGAAGATAGCTCAGCTGGTCAACGATAAAATCATTGAAGGCATCACCGATGTGCGTGACGAAAGTGACCGCGAAGGAATGCGCCTGGTGATCGATCTGAAGAAGGAAGCTATTTCCAACGTGATCATCAACCAGTTGTTTAAATATTCCGAACTCCAGACTTCCTACGGTATCAACAACGTAGCACTGGTAAAAGGCCGTCCGCGTATCCTCAACCTGAAGGATATGCTGGCTGAGTTCATCGACTTCCGCCACGAAGTAGTGGTAAGAAGGACCCGCTTCGACCTCCGCAAAGCAGAAGAAAAAGCACATATCCTCGCAGGTTACCTCATCGCATTGGACCACCTCGATGAAGTGATCGCCCTGATCCGTGCCTCTAATACGCCGGATGTGGCCAGAGACGGACTCATGTCCCAGTTCGGCCTCTCCGAGATCCAGTCCAAAGCAATCCTGGAACTTCGTCTGCAACGCCTCACCGGCATGGAACGCGATAAGATCCGCGCTGAGTACGACGAGATCATGAAACTGATCGCCTACCTGAAAGATGTACTGAATGATGAGGCGCTGAGAATGAACATCATCAAGGAAGAACTGCTGGAAGTGAAAAAGAAATTCGGTGACGAACGTAAAACCGAGATCCAGTACCTGGCCAGCGAAATGAGGATCGAAGATATCATCGCTGAAGAAGATGTGGTAATCACCATCTCCCACCTGGGATATATCAAACGTACTTCTGCCTACGACTATCGTCAGCAGAAACGCGGCGGCCGTGGCGCCATCGGGGGCAAGACCCGTGACGAGGACTATATTGAACATTTGTTCGTAGCCTCTACGCACCATACCATGCTGTTCTTTACTGAAAAAGGACGCTGCTACTGGCTTAAGGTATATGAGATCCCTGAAGGCGAGAAAAGCGGCAAAGGACGTGCTATACAGAATATGATCCAGCTGCCGGCCGATGATAAGATCCGTGCGATCATCGATATCAAGGACCTGGGCGACAAGGATTTTATCAACAATCATTACATCATACTTTGCACCAAAAAAGGTATCATCAAAAAAACACTGCTGGAAGAGTTCTCCCGTCCTCGTCAGAACGGTGTAAACGCTATTACCATCAACGAAGGTGATCAGCTGCTGGAAGCAAAACTCACCACCGGCGACAGCCAGATCATGATGGCTATCCAGAGCGGCCGTGCTATCCGTTTCCCGGAAGCTACCGTGCGTGACACCGGCCGTGGTGCTATCGGTGTGAGAGGTATCGAAGTAGACAGTGAGAAAGATGAAGTGGTTGGTATGATTTGTGTTAATAAGGACGACGAATCACGGACAGTGCTGGTAGTATCTGAAAAAGGTTTCGGTAAAAGAACAAATATTGAAGAATACCGTATCACCAACAGAGGTGGTAAAGGGGTAAAAACCATCAATATCACGGAAAAAACCGGTAGCCTCATCGCCATCCTGGACGTAACAGAGAAACATGACCTGATGATCACCTGTAAGTCTGGTATCACCATCCGTATGGCGGTATCCGATATTCGCGAAGCTGGCCGTGCTACCCAGGGGGTACGCCTGATCCGCCTCGACGACGCAGATGAAATTGCAGCTGTAGCCCGCCTCGATGAACAGGAAGAAGAAATAGTAGAAGTAGAAGGAATGGAAGGTGAAACCGGTACTGAAGCAAATGAAAGCACTGACAGTGCAGCAGACCAGGAAACTGTAGCAGAAGGTCCTGATGCTCCGCAGGAATAGTCACAACAAACCTGAAAAATAATTGCTCTTAACAGGAGGCCTCCCAAGGGCCTCCTGTACCAATAAAAAAATTACAGCCGGCTTTAGTGGTAACGATGAGCCTGATTGTATTGGACTATTGGGAGCACCATACTCTTATTGTAATCAGCAACTAAAAACTAGAGACATGAAAAAATTATTGGTATCTCTTCTCTTTTGTACGGCCAGCGCGTCGGTGATGGCCCAAAGGGCAAAAGTTAGCAGCGCAGATGAGAACCTGAAAAAACAAGATCTGGAGAAAGCCAAAGCAGATATCGATGCAGCGTTACAAAACGAAAAGACAAAGAACGATGCAAAGACCTGGCTGGTAAACGGTAAAATCCTCGAAGCGATGGGCACCAAACAAAAAAGTGCAACACTCGCCCTCGAAGCTTATTCCTCCTTCAAAAAAGCATTGGAGATAGATCCTAAAATGAAAGAAGCCATTCTTGAAATGAGCGGACCTATGTTCAACGTATACGCTACTGTAGCCAACGCTGGTTACGGTTTCCTGAATGAACAGAAATGGGATTCTTCAGTAGTAGATTTCAAACATGCCTTCGAAATTGCGGACTACTATAACAGCAAAAACCTGGGTACTACCATCCCTACAGATACAGCACTCACTTTTTATACCGGTTATGCTGCAAACATGGCCAATAAAAAAGATGATGCATTAACCTTCCTGAAAAAAGCTGCCGACCTGCAGTTCAAAGGCGAACCTGCATTGTACGTTGTACTGGGCCAGCTGTATGAAGAAAAAGGTGACCAGGCCAACTGGCTCAAAACCATTGATCAAGGTAAAGCTTTATTCCCTAAGGATAAACGCTTCAACGATATGGAAATGGCCTTCTACAGCAAAACCGGTAAAACCAACGAGTTACTGTCTATGCTGGAAAAGAAAATGGCTGATAATCCAAATGACGAAGCAGCCATCCTGGATTACGCTATCCGCGTAGACAACCTGGCTAATCCCCGCGACGAAAAAGGTAACGACGCGCCTAAGCCAGCTAACTACGAAGAGCTGATCGGCAAAGCAGAAGGTGCTTATAAAAAAGTACTGACTTTAAATGCTAATGATGCTACTGCTAACTTCCAGCTCGGCGCCCTGTACTTCAACAAGGCCGTTGTATTCAACAAACAACTGAACGATCTGGATAGCAAACAACAGACATCTCCAAAAGCAAAAGAACTGCAGGGTAAAGTAGAAGGCCTGATGAACCAGGCATTGCCTTTCTTCGAGAAAGCTGATGCCAGCTTCACTGCTAAAGCCAGCAGCCTCGATGCCAGCGACAAACAGACTTACGAAAGCTGCCTGTACGCACTGCAGAAAATCTACGCTATCAAAAACCAGACTACGAAAGTAGAAGAAGTGAAAAAGAAACTGGACGCACTGAAATAGTAAATAGCTAAACATCATAATTGAAAAAAATCCGCCCGCTAGTGGCGGATTTTTTTTTGCTCCCAGGGCTAAAGCCCTGGGCTATGTTTGTTTGAGGGGGGCTTGCGGATATTAGAGTACTCTTGTATTGGAGTGCTTAAATTCTGTAAGACTGCAATAAAAATATAGCCAGGAACTAATGGCCAGGGCCTTGCTAGGGGAGTAATTCTTGCTTGTACAAGAATATTTGACAACCATATCAAATTCCGCATGGCAGCAGTAGACGAACATAGCCCAGGACTTTAGTCCTGGGAACTATGAGCAAAAAAATAGCTCCGGGAATCCCGGAGCTATTTTAACTCAAACGCTGTATAATTGCGAATTATGCGGCTTTTTTAGCAGCTGGTTTAGCAGCAGGTTTAGCTTCAGCTTTTTTGTGAGCAGGAGCTTTTTTAGTTGTATCAGCAGCTGGTTTAGCTTCTGCTTTAGCTTCAGTTTTAGCTTTTTCTTTCTTAGCTGGTTTAGCAGCAGGAGCTTGAGCGAAAGAAGCAGCAGAAATGCTCAGTACCAGGGCAGCAGCGATGATTTTTTTCATGATGATTGTCTTTTAAAAATGATTAATTAAAGATGTTTTGTTCAGTATTGTGATGTAAAAATAAGACGGGTTGTGCAGTGATCCGGAGAGGTTTCGGTGAACTGGTTATTAGTGTCGTTGAAAAAGGAAAAATGGACGGTCATGCAATCAGACCGCACTGTCAGATCGTGATATCGATAGCTTCCTGGATAGCCTGTAAACACAGCTGTTTCAGTGTATAGAACAACTCTTGCACTGTGGCGGCGTTGTAGGTGTTTTCATCGATCTGTTCCAGCTGTTCGAGGATAGGGTAGAGATGGGTTTCCAGCCCGGTAAATGACACGGTTGTTTTGAGATTATGGGCCGTGGCTCGAATGCTGACAGGATCATTGATCATGATGGCATTTTTAAGCATGGAGAGATCTTCGGGCAGCTGCGTAACAAACTGCTCCAGCATGCTTTTTTCGAAGGCTTTATCACCTTTGGACAGCTCGCGGATGTACTGCATATTGAGCAGGTGAGTATGACCGTTTTCGCCATTATATACAGGCGGTGGCATTACTTCTCTCGCGGCAGATTTGCCGGTATATACCTGTACCATGCGGTAGAGCGTGTTTTCATCGATGGGCTTGGAAATATAATCATTCATGCCCATCTGCAGGCATTTCTCCCGTTCTCCTTCCATCGCGTAGGCTGTCATGGCAATCACCGGGATATTGGAATGCAGTTCCTTCCTGATTTTGGTGACGGTGGTATACCCGTCCATCTCTGGCATCTGGATATCCATCAGCACCAGGTCAAATACCTGTTTCTCAAGCGC belongs to Chitinophaga sp. HK235 and includes:
- a CDS encoding saccharopine dehydrogenase C-terminal domain-containing protein, which codes for MKNILLFGAGKSATSLIDYLLANAPRQKWHLTVADHDLMLIKSKTGKSYYATPAAIDIKDQAARQQLIQETDLVISLLPPHLHIIVAKDCLHFKKNLLTASYIDPEVRKLEKDIEKAGLLFMYEMGLDPGIDHMSAMKLIHSIEKKGGQIFSFKSYCGGLISPDSIDNPWQYKISWNARNVVLAGSSGAVYREKGKTREVAYEQLFDHNKTIPVPGLGKLAYYPNRDSLGYMESYKLENIATFMRATLRFPDFCEGWNALIKLGLTNDTNKLQTDHLTYFDWAAQHIEGTDKQAGHEEVMARFLGVSSKSKVIRQLRFLGLLNGDIINLGEQTNAGILQHLVEDKLKMEPSDKDMIVMLHEIEFERRNMATRMHSYMITQGEDNVRTAMAKTVGLPLGIMAKLLLQEKITLTGLQIPVMPEVYNPVLKELEEHDIRFEESFE
- a CDS encoding lipopolysaccharide assembly protein LapB, whose amino-acid sequence is MKKLLVSLLFCTASASVMAQRAKVSSADENLKKQDLEKAKADIDAALQNEKTKNDAKTWLVNGKILEAMGTKQKSATLALEAYSSFKKALEIDPKMKEAILEMSGPMFNVYATVANAGYGFLNEQKWDSSVVDFKHAFEIADYYNSKNLGTTIPTDTALTFYTGYAANMANKKDDALTFLKKAADLQFKGEPALYVVLGQLYEEKGDQANWLKTIDQGKALFPKDKRFNDMEMAFYSKTGKTNELLSMLEKKMADNPNDEAAILDYAIRVDNLANPRDEKGNDAPKPANYEELIGKAEGAYKKVLTLNANDATANFQLGALYFNKAVVFNKQLNDLDSKQQTSPKAKELQGKVEGLMNQALPFFEKADASFTAKASSLDASDKQTYESCLYALQKIYAIKNQTTKVEEVKKKLDALK
- a CDS encoding NAD-dependent deacylase — translated: MKPRLVVLTGAGISAESGLRTFRDSDGLWEGYDVYEVASPKGWVKNPGLVLDFYNGRRQDVKAAMPNEAHTGLAKLEEKYDVRIITQNIDDLHERGGSSRVLHLHGEIFKMRSATNEQLVYDIYEDIRLGDIAADGGQLRPHIVWFGEDVTMMKQAVMEVLWADIFVVIGTSLQVYPAASLLDYVKPHVPIYVIDKKIPEVETSGKVVCIEKPATSGVAELLSLL
- the gyrA gene encoding DNA gyrase subunit A — encoded protein: MTEHTENQQEGRIVQINIEEQMKTAYIDYSMSVIVGRALPDVRDGLKPVHRRVLFGMNELGNTSSKPYKKSARIVGEVMGKYHPHGDASIYDTIVRLAQPWSMRYPMVDGQGNFGSVDGDMPAAMRYTEIRLQRIAEAMLEDIEKETVDFTNNFDDTLEEPTVLPTRIPNLLVNGASGIAVGMATNIMPHNLSEVVDGAVAYIDNRDITVEELIKYIKAPDFPTGGVIYGFEGVKQGFETGRGRVVVRGKINAETAKNGRERLVIYELPYQINKAVLHQKIAQLVNDKIIEGITDVRDESDREGMRLVIDLKKEAISNVIINQLFKYSELQTSYGINNVALVKGRPRILNLKDMLAEFIDFRHEVVVRRTRFDLRKAEEKAHILAGYLIALDHLDEVIALIRASNTPDVARDGLMSQFGLSEIQSKAILELRLQRLTGMERDKIRAEYDEIMKLIAYLKDVLNDEALRMNIIKEELLEVKKKFGDERKTEIQYLASEMRIEDIIAEEDVVITISHLGYIKRTSAYDYRQQKRGGRGAIGGKTRDEDYIEHLFVASTHHTMLFFTEKGRCYWLKVYEIPEGEKSGKGRAIQNMIQLPADDKIRAIIDIKDLGDKDFINNHYIILCTKKGIIKKTLLEEFSRPRQNGVNAITINEGDQLLEAKLTTGDSQIMMAIQSGRAIRFPEATVRDTGRGAIGVRGIEVDSEKDEVVGMICVNKDDESRTVLVVSEKGFGKRTNIEEYRITNRGGKGVKTINITEKTGSLIAILDVTEKHDLMITCKSGITIRMAVSDIREAGRATQGVRLIRLDDADEIAAVARLDEQEEEIVEVEGMEGETGTEANESTDSAADQETVAEGPDAPQE